The following coding sequences lie in one Panicum virgatum strain AP13 chromosome 6N, P.virgatum_v5, whole genome shotgun sequence genomic window:
- the LOC120679562 gene encoding protein IQ-DOMAIN 1-like isoform X2 has product MGKKGGASSWLTAVKRAFRSPSKDDAASPARKASRLRDRDDAPADADQDKGKREQRRRWLFRRSSSPSPSPAPAAPEHPAVTEEQRHAIALAVATAATAEAAVATAQAAAEVIRLTLPGGLAAREHYAAVLIQTAFRGYLARRALRALRGLVKLQALVRGHNVRKQANMTLRCMQALVRVQARVRDQRMRLSQDSMSLSMSLSAAGAAAAPCGSSKSSYSVDTSTFWDSKYTHDYADRRSVERSRDGSSFAADDWDDRPRTIEEIQAMLQTRKDAALKRERALSYAFSHQLWRNPAPAADEMDVDGGGQQPRWAERWMASRASFDTNRSSSIRGAAVPGRASMDHREPVKTLGMDTARPFSYSTPRQQAPSSSPMHHRGHSPVTPSPGKARPPIQVRSASPRVDRGAGGGSYTPSLLHSQRHHHHQAGAAVPNYMAATESAKARVRSQSAPRQRPATPERDRLSGGGGSAKKRLSFPAAAEAYAQSLRSPSFKSAAGRFSSEQRSTVSSSCAESLGGEPASPSSTTDLRRWLR; this is encoded by the exons ATGGGCAAGAAGGGCGGCGCCTCGTCCTGGCTCACCGCCGTCAAGCGGGCCTTCCGCTCGCCCTCCAAGGACGACGCCGCCTCGCCCGCAAGGAAGGCCTCGCGcctccgcgaccgcgacgacgcccccgccgacgccgaccAAGACAAG GGGAAGCGGGAGCAGCGCCGGCGATGGCTGTTCCGGAGGTCCTcctccccgtccccgtcccctgcccccgccgcgccggagcACCCGGCCGTCACGGAGGAGCAGCGCCACGCCATCGCGCTGGCGGTGGcgaccgccgccacggccgaggccgccgtggccacggcgcaggcggcggcggaggtgatccgcctcaccctccccggcggcctcgccgcccgcgagcACTACGCCGCCGTCCTCATCCAGACCGCCTTCCGGGGCTACCTGGCGCGCCGCGCGCTGCGGGCGCTCAGGGGCCTCGTCAAGCTGCAGGCGCTCGTGCGCGGCCACAACGTCCGCAAGCAGGCCAACATGACGCTCCGCTGCATGCAGGCGCTGGTGCGCGTCCAGGCGCGCGTCCGGGACCAGCGGATGCGCCTCTCCCAGGACTCCATGTCCCTGTCCATGTCGctgtccgccgccggcgccgccgcggcgccgtgcGGCAGCAGCAAGTCGTCGTACAGCGTCGACACATCCACGTTCTGGGACTCCAAGTACACCCACGACTACGCCGACCGCCGCTCCGTC GAGCGGTCGCGCGACGGCAGCAGCTTCGCCGCCGACGACTGGGACGACCGGCCGCGGACGATAGAGGAGATCCAGGCCATGCTGCAGACGAGGAAGGACGCGGCGCTCAAGCGTGAGAGGGCGCTGTCCTACGCCTTCTCGCATCAA CTTTGGAGgaacccggcgccggcggcggatgaGATGGacgtggacggcggcgggcagcaGCCGCGGTGGGCGGAGAGGTGGATGGCGTCGCGCGCGTCCTTCGACACGAACCGGAGCAGCAGCatccgcggcgcggcggtgcccgGGCGCGCGTCCATGGACCACCGCGAGCCCGTGAAGACGCTGGGGATGGACACGGCGCGGCCCTTCTCGTACTCGACGCCGCGGCAGCAggcgccgtcgtcctcgccgatGCACCACCGCGGGCACTCGCCGGTGACGCCGTCGCCGGGGAAGGCGCGGCCCCCGATCCAGGTCCGGTCGGCGAGCCCGCGCGTGgaccgcggcgcgggcggcgggagcTACACGCCGAGCCTGCTGCACTCCCagcggcaccaccaccaccaggcgggggcggcggtgcCCAACTACATGGCGGCGACGGAGTCGGCCAAGGCCCGGGTGCGGTCCCAGAGCGCGCCGCGGCAGCGGCCCGCGACGCCCGAGCGCGACCggctctccggcggcggcgggagcgcgaAGAAGCGGCTGTcgttcccggcggcggcggaggcgtacGCGCAGTCCCTGCGGAGCCCGAGCTTCAAGAGCGCGGCGGGGCGGTTCTCGTCGGAGCAGCGGTCGACGGTGTCGTCGTCGTGCGCGGAGAGCCTCGGCGGGGagccggcgtcgccgtcgtccacCACCGACCTCCGCCGCTGGCTCCGCtga
- the LOC120678668 gene encoding L-gulonolactone oxidase 2-like, whose product MAAMRALFVLIPVLLLTTHQQLAGGSPPPDPVSCARGTSDCTVTNTYGSFPDRTICRAANATFPSTEQELVAAVAAAAAARRKVKVATSHSHSFPKLACPGGRDGTIISTERLNRTVGVDKARRLLTVESGMLLRDLVKVAADAGLALPHSPYWYGLTVGGMLATGAHGSSLWGKGSAVHEYVVGLRIVTPAPASQGFAVVRELGASDPDLDAAKVSLGVLGVISQVTLELQPQFKRSVTFVTRDDKDMAATLAAWGGLHEFGDVSWLPRQGKAIYREDNRVDVSTPGNGLNNYLGFRAQPTLGLLTARAAEERLEEDGTDIARCLAARLPAATFELQAYGFTNDGVFFTGYPVVGFQHRIQASGTCIDSREDALLSSCTWDSRIRGPFFYQSGFSVAMPKVPAFVADMQRLRDLDPRAFCGMDAKLGVLMRYVRASSAYLGKAEDSLDFDVTYYRSYTDGAPRAHADVYDELEQMALRKYGAMPHWGKNRNFAFDGAIAKYPKAAEFLKVRDRYDPDGIFSSEWSDQVLGIKGSPNVVGAGCAIEGLCVCSDDSHCAPEQGYLCRPGKVYTEARVCQFQRATRLVDEL is encoded by the exons ATGGCAGCGATGCGGGCCCTCTTCGTCCTCATCCCCGTTCTGCTGCTAACAACCCATcagcagctcgccggcggcagccccCCGCCGGACCCCGTGTCCTGCGCGCGCGGCACGTCGGACTGCACGGTGACGAACACGTACGGCTCCTTCCCGGATCGCACCATCTGCCGGGCCGCCAACGCCACGTTCCCGAGCACCGAGCAGGAGCTggtggcggccgtggcggcggcggccgccgcccggcgcAAGGTCAAGGTGGCCACCAGCCACTCCCACAGCTTCCCGAAGCTGGCCTGCCCGGGGGGGCGCGACGGCACCATCATCAGCACCGAGCGGCTGAACCGGACGGTGGGCGTGGACAAGGCCAGGCGGCTCCTGACGGTGGAGAGCGGCATGCTGCTGAGGGACCTGGTCAaggtcgccgccgacgccggcctGGCCCTGCCGCACTCGCCTTACTGGTACGGGCTCACCGTCGGCGGCATGCTGGCCACCGGCGCGCACGGGAGCTCGCTCTGGGGCAAGGGCAGCGCCGTGCACGAGTACGTCGTCGGGCTCAGGATCGTCACGCCCGCGCCGGCCAGCCAGGGGTTCGCCGTCGTCCGGGAGCTCGGCGCCAGCGACCCCGACCTCGACGCCGCCAAGGTCTCCCTCGGCGTCCTCGGCGTCATCTCCCAG GTTACTCTTGAGCTGCAGCCGCAGTTCAAGCGGTCGGTGACGTTCGTGACGCGCGACGACAAGGACATGGCAGCGACGCTGGCCGCGTGGGGCGGCCTCCACGAGTTCGGCGACGTGTCGTGGCTGCCGCGGCAGGGCAAGGCCATCTACCGCGAGGACAACCGCGTCGACGTCTCCACGCCGGGCAACGGCCTCAACAACTACCTCGGCTTCCGGGCGCAGCCGACGCTGGGGCTCCTCACCGCCCGGGCCGCCGAGGAGCGGCTGGAGGAGGACGGCACCGACATCGCCCGGTGCCTGGCGgcgcggctgccggcggcgacgtTCGAGCTCCAGGCCTACGGCTTCACCAACGACGGCGTCTTCTTCACGGGGTACCCGGTGGTGGGGTTCCAGCACCGGATCCAGGCGTCCGGCACCTGCATCGACAGCCGCGAGGACGCGCTGCTCTCCTCCTGCACGTGGGACTCCCGCATCCGGGGCCCCTTCTTCTACCAGTCCGGCTTCAGCGTCGCCATGCCCAAGGTCCCGGCGTTCGTCGCCGACATGCAGCGGCTGCGCGACCTCGACCCGCGCGCCTTCTGCGGGATGGACGCCAAGCTGGGCGTGCTCATGCGCTACGTCAGGGCCTCGTCGGCGTACCTCGGCAAGGCGGAGGACTCGCTGGACTTCGACGTCACCTACTACCGGAGCTACACCGACGGCGCGCCGCGCGCTCACGCCGACGTGTACGACGAGCTCGAGCAGATGGCGCTGCGCAAGTACGGCGCCATGCCGCACTGGGGCAAGAACCGCAACTTCGCCTTCGACGGCGCCATCGCCAAGTACCCCAAGGCGGCCGAGTTCCTCAAGGTCAGGGACAGGTACGACCCGGACGGCATCTTCTCCAGCGAGTGGAGCGACCAGGTACTCGGCATCAAGGGCAGCCCCAACGTCGTCGGGGCCGGCTGCGCCATCGAGGGCCTCTGCgtctgctccgacgactcccaCTGCGCGCCGGAGCAGGGATACTTGTGCCGCCCGGGGAAGGTGTACACGGAGGCCAGGGTCTGCCAGTTCCAACGCGCCACCCGTCTCGTCGACGAACTCTGA
- the LOC120679562 gene encoding protein IQ-DOMAIN 1-like isoform X1: protein MGKKGGASSWLTAVKRAFRSPSKDDAASPARKASRLRDRDDAPADADQDKQGKREQRRRWLFRRSSSPSPSPAPAAPEHPAVTEEQRHAIALAVATAATAEAAVATAQAAAEVIRLTLPGGLAAREHYAAVLIQTAFRGYLARRALRALRGLVKLQALVRGHNVRKQANMTLRCMQALVRVQARVRDQRMRLSQDSMSLSMSLSAAGAAAAPCGSSKSSYSVDTSTFWDSKYTHDYADRRSVERSRDGSSFAADDWDDRPRTIEEIQAMLQTRKDAALKRERALSYAFSHQLWRNPAPAADEMDVDGGGQQPRWAERWMASRASFDTNRSSSIRGAAVPGRASMDHREPVKTLGMDTARPFSYSTPRQQAPSSSPMHHRGHSPVTPSPGKARPPIQVRSASPRVDRGAGGGSYTPSLLHSQRHHHHQAGAAVPNYMAATESAKARVRSQSAPRQRPATPERDRLSGGGGSAKKRLSFPAAAEAYAQSLRSPSFKSAAGRFSSEQRSTVSSSCAESLGGEPASPSSTTDLRRWLR, encoded by the exons ATGGGCAAGAAGGGCGGCGCCTCGTCCTGGCTCACCGCCGTCAAGCGGGCCTTCCGCTCGCCCTCCAAGGACGACGCCGCCTCGCCCGCAAGGAAGGCCTCGCGcctccgcgaccgcgacgacgcccccgccgacgccgaccAAGACAAG CAGGGGAAGCGGGAGCAGCGCCGGCGATGGCTGTTCCGGAGGTCCTcctccccgtccccgtcccctgcccccgccgcgccggagcACCCGGCCGTCACGGAGGAGCAGCGCCACGCCATCGCGCTGGCGGTGGcgaccgccgccacggccgaggccgccgtggccacggcgcaggcggcggcggaggtgatccgcctcaccctccccggcggcctcgccgcccgcgagcACTACGCCGCCGTCCTCATCCAGACCGCCTTCCGGGGCTACCTGGCGCGCCGCGCGCTGCGGGCGCTCAGGGGCCTCGTCAAGCTGCAGGCGCTCGTGCGCGGCCACAACGTCCGCAAGCAGGCCAACATGACGCTCCGCTGCATGCAGGCGCTGGTGCGCGTCCAGGCGCGCGTCCGGGACCAGCGGATGCGCCTCTCCCAGGACTCCATGTCCCTGTCCATGTCGctgtccgccgccggcgccgccgcggcgccgtgcGGCAGCAGCAAGTCGTCGTACAGCGTCGACACATCCACGTTCTGGGACTCCAAGTACACCCACGACTACGCCGACCGCCGCTCCGTC GAGCGGTCGCGCGACGGCAGCAGCTTCGCCGCCGACGACTGGGACGACCGGCCGCGGACGATAGAGGAGATCCAGGCCATGCTGCAGACGAGGAAGGACGCGGCGCTCAAGCGTGAGAGGGCGCTGTCCTACGCCTTCTCGCATCAA CTTTGGAGgaacccggcgccggcggcggatgaGATGGacgtggacggcggcgggcagcaGCCGCGGTGGGCGGAGAGGTGGATGGCGTCGCGCGCGTCCTTCGACACGAACCGGAGCAGCAGCatccgcggcgcggcggtgcccgGGCGCGCGTCCATGGACCACCGCGAGCCCGTGAAGACGCTGGGGATGGACACGGCGCGGCCCTTCTCGTACTCGACGCCGCGGCAGCAggcgccgtcgtcctcgccgatGCACCACCGCGGGCACTCGCCGGTGACGCCGTCGCCGGGGAAGGCGCGGCCCCCGATCCAGGTCCGGTCGGCGAGCCCGCGCGTGgaccgcggcgcgggcggcgggagcTACACGCCGAGCCTGCTGCACTCCCagcggcaccaccaccaccaggcgggggcggcggtgcCCAACTACATGGCGGCGACGGAGTCGGCCAAGGCCCGGGTGCGGTCCCAGAGCGCGCCGCGGCAGCGGCCCGCGACGCCCGAGCGCGACCggctctccggcggcggcgggagcgcgaAGAAGCGGCTGTcgttcccggcggcggcggaggcgtacGCGCAGTCCCTGCGGAGCCCGAGCTTCAAGAGCGCGGCGGGGCGGTTCTCGTCGGAGCAGCGGTCGACGGTGTCGTCGTCGTGCGCGGAGAGCCTCGGCGGGGagccggcgtcgccgtcgtccacCACCGACCTCCGCCGCTGGCTCCGCtga